A region from the Cellvibrio sp. PSBB006 genome encodes:
- a CDS encoding catecholate siderophore receptor Fiu, whose translation MNSSKPAATHIVSKKHSSATRLTTTALSSAMLLASSGLAVAQDEAPKALNTVKIQADAVKSPYKAETVSSPKFTQPLRDTPQTIQVITNQVFTQQGATTLTEALRNSAGVGTFYAGENGNTTTGDAIYMRGFDTSNSLFVDGVRDLGSISRDLFNIEQVEVEKGPAGTDNGRSAPTGAINLVSKQAYLEDAISGTVTTGTDEQNRVTADINQALSIPGSALRLNLMWQDSDVAGRDHVNNKRIGIAPSLGFGLDGATRAYVNLLYVEQENIPDGYVPTIGLPHWEPQPGLEQLVGQPVDSENFYGMRDDHDDVTARMATLRIEHDFSDKVTLTNSLRWGETEQDYLLTAFMSTGGVDGDGNPTGNIRWTDVNDLTTYTLARGTNTFKDIKNEIVTDQLNLRVDFNTGTIEHNLSTGVELTREKQISYGVATTGSRPAVNLYNPDWNDTGDLTSSRSGANSEGQTDTVSFYVFDTVKFSEQFLVTGGVRADRYTTEYNSNAVCNNGTGRGAVPCNGAPVGSIVNTFDGEAEDTLVNWKLGAVYKPVEVASIYANYAISQQPPGGSNFQLSDSASNANNPNLDPQKAETFEVGTKWDVYKEALSLNLALFRTDVTNEINSQDLDDEGNPTQSGEKVVEGIELSAVGNITENWQITAGYTNMTTEVENGPEIAADGTNNLTYTPDEAFTSWTSYRFPFGLTIGGGARYTAGLHRGTDGAVGTPAITDSYTVIDAVVSYEVTDNLTVRLNAYNLGDEEYVAAINKSGYRYNPGMSRTFLLSADLQF comes from the coding sequence ATGAACTCATCCAAGCCTGCCGCCACACACATTGTCTCCAAGAAACATTCATCTGCTACGCGACTGACCACCACCGCGCTGTCTTCCGCGATGTTACTGGCTTCGTCGGGATTGGCGGTCGCTCAGGATGAGGCACCGAAAGCCCTGAATACCGTGAAGATCCAAGCTGATGCAGTCAAATCACCTTATAAGGCCGAAACGGTCAGCTCCCCCAAGTTTACGCAGCCGCTACGTGACACCCCACAAACTATCCAGGTCATCACCAACCAGGTATTTACCCAACAAGGCGCGACGACCTTGACCGAAGCGCTGCGCAACAGTGCCGGTGTCGGCACCTTTTATGCGGGCGAGAACGGCAACACGACGACCGGTGATGCGATTTATATGCGCGGCTTCGATACCTCAAACAGCTTGTTTGTGGATGGCGTTCGCGATCTGGGTTCTATCTCGCGCGATTTGTTCAATATCGAGCAGGTCGAGGTTGAGAAGGGGCCGGCTGGTACGGATAACGGACGGAGTGCACCCACCGGGGCTATTAACCTGGTCAGCAAGCAGGCTTATCTCGAAGATGCCATATCCGGTACGGTTACCACGGGTACTGACGAACAGAACCGTGTAACGGCGGATATCAATCAAGCCTTGAGCATACCCGGCAGTGCATTGCGACTGAATCTGATGTGGCAGGACAGCGATGTCGCCGGTCGCGATCACGTAAACAACAAGCGTATTGGTATTGCCCCGTCCCTGGGTTTTGGCCTGGACGGTGCTACCCGCGCTTACGTGAATCTGCTGTATGTAGAGCAGGAAAACATCCCGGACGGTTATGTTCCCACGATTGGTCTGCCTCACTGGGAGCCGCAGCCGGGGCTTGAGCAGCTTGTTGGGCAACCGGTTGATTCAGAAAATTTCTACGGTATGCGCGATGATCACGATGACGTTACAGCCAGGATGGCGACGCTTCGTATCGAGCACGACTTCTCTGACAAGGTGACATTAACTAACAGCCTGCGTTGGGGCGAGACCGAGCAGGACTATCTGCTCACCGCGTTCATGAGTACCGGAGGCGTGGATGGGGATGGTAATCCGACAGGCAACATTCGGTGGACCGACGTCAATGATCTAACCACTTACACCCTGGCTCGCGGTACTAACACCTTTAAAGATATTAAAAACGAAATTGTGACTGATCAGCTCAACCTGCGTGTTGACTTCAACACTGGCACCATTGAACACAACCTGAGCACCGGCGTAGAGCTGACCCGTGAAAAACAAATCAGTTACGGTGTCGCCACCACCGGTAGCCGACCCGCGGTCAATCTGTACAACCCGGACTGGAACGATACTGGCGATCTGACCTCGTCGCGCAGCGGCGCCAACAGTGAAGGCCAGACTGACACTGTGTCATTTTACGTATTCGATACTGTGAAGTTCAGCGAGCAATTCCTGGTGACCGGCGGTGTACGTGCTGATCGCTACACAACGGAATACAACAGCAATGCCGTCTGTAATAACGGCACGGGCCGGGGTGCAGTTCCCTGTAATGGCGCGCCAGTGGGCAGTATTGTGAACACGTTTGATGGTGAAGCAGAAGACACACTGGTTAACTGGAAGTTGGGTGCAGTTTATAAACCCGTCGAGGTTGCCAGCATCTACGCCAACTATGCTATTTCGCAACAACCGCCCGGCGGCTCAAACTTCCAGCTCAGCGATTCGGCCAGCAACGCCAACAATCCAAACCTGGACCCACAAAAAGCGGAAACCTTTGAAGTGGGCACCAAGTGGGATGTGTATAAAGAAGCTTTATCATTGAATCTTGCGTTATTCCGCACCGATGTCACCAACGAAATCAATTCGCAGGACCTGGATGACGAAGGTAATCCGACTCAATCAGGCGAGAAAGTGGTTGAAGGTATTGAGCTATCGGCAGTCGGCAACATTACCGAGAATTGGCAAATTACTGCTGGCTATACCAACATGACCACCGAGGTGGAAAATGGACCGGAGATAGCGGCGGACGGTACCAATAATCTGACCTATACCCCGGACGAAGCCTTCACCAGTTGGACCAGCTACCGTTTCCCCTTCGGTCTTACCATCGGTGGTGGTGCGCGCTACACCGCCGGTTTGCACAGAGGTACTGACGGTGCTGTTGGAACGCCGGCCATCACCGATTCCTACACGGTAATTGATGCTGTGGTTTCCTACGAGGTGACCGACAACCTGACGGTGCGATTGAACGCTTACAACCTGGGTGACGAAGAATATGTGGCTGCTATCAATAAGAGCGGCTATCGCTACAATCCGGGTATGTCTCGTACCTTCCTGCTCAGTGCCGATCTCCAGTTCTGA
- a CDS encoding sulfite reductase flavoprotein subunit alpha, whose translation MRYFLAITVIVVYIALCLLCWIKYRQRERVTQSDSGIGKDAILVAYASQTGNAEKLAQQSVLQLEQAGLSCKLLSLHKVDESLLAQTARTLFVVSTYGEGEPPDTGAAFLRRYLKKNDAALAHLQFGILALGDRDYRHFCGFGHALNHGLHHRGATSLFDVVEVDKQDESALRHWQYYLGQLSGQTHFADWSQPGYENWCLRARTCLNPDSPGHPAYHIQLQPAKEVIAPGKWQAGDIAEIGPCNPPARVRQFLRELTLDGYARVADTGMSLEQLLMRRRLPEHSFENYRSLSVEDLLGQLPELPHREYSIASLPEDGTLDLIVRQVQLSENTLGLGSGWLTAYAQAGDDIALRVRVNQRFHAPTDDRPIILVGNGTGLAGLRAHLRARIRAGYRRNWLLFGERTLANDFFFADEILAWKKQGYLTHLDLAFSRDQREPRYVQHLLLEKREVIRQWIDEGAAIYVCGSLEGMAQGVDEVLTEILGEEMLETLADNERYCRDVY comes from the coding sequence GTGCGTTATTTTTTAGCGATTACAGTCATTGTGGTTTACATCGCGCTCTGCCTGCTGTGCTGGATCAAGTACCGTCAGCGCGAACGCGTAACACAAAGCGATAGCGGCATAGGGAAAGATGCGATCCTTGTCGCATACGCCAGCCAAACCGGCAACGCTGAAAAACTTGCGCAACAGAGTGTACTGCAACTGGAACAGGCCGGGCTTTCCTGCAAGCTGCTGTCGCTGCACAAGGTGGATGAGTCATTACTTGCGCAAACTGCTCGAACCTTGTTTGTGGTGAGTACCTATGGTGAAGGTGAACCGCCAGATACTGGTGCTGCATTTCTGCGGCGTTATCTGAAAAAAAATGATGCGGCGCTGGCGCATTTGCAATTCGGTATCTTAGCGCTGGGTGATCGCGACTATCGCCATTTTTGTGGCTTTGGTCATGCGTTGAATCATGGCTTGCATCATCGGGGTGCCACATCATTATTTGATGTGGTGGAAGTGGATAAGCAGGATGAAAGTGCGTTGCGCCATTGGCAATATTATCTCGGGCAACTCAGTGGGCAGACACATTTTGCAGACTGGAGCCAACCGGGGTATGAAAACTGGTGTTTACGCGCGCGAACCTGTTTGAATCCCGATAGTCCGGGTCATCCCGCCTACCATATACAATTGCAACCCGCTAAAGAAGTTATAGCACCAGGCAAATGGCAGGCCGGCGATATTGCCGAGATTGGTCCCTGCAATCCTCCGGCACGGGTAAGACAATTCCTGCGCGAATTAACGCTCGACGGTTACGCCCGCGTGGCTGATACCGGCATGTCACTTGAGCAGCTGCTGATGCGTCGCCGTTTGCCTGAGCATTCGTTCGAAAATTATCGTTCGTTATCCGTTGAAGATTTACTTGGTCAATTACCGGAGTTACCGCACCGGGAGTATTCCATTGCGTCATTGCCGGAAGATGGCACGCTCGATTTAATTGTGCGTCAAGTGCAGTTGTCCGAAAACACCTTAGGCCTCGGTTCCGGTTGGCTAACGGCTTACGCCCAAGCCGGCGATGACATTGCTTTACGGGTACGGGTAAACCAACGCTTTCATGCGCCCACCGATGATCGGCCAATAATCCTGGTGGGGAATGGTACTGGCCTTGCGGGCTTACGCGCGCATCTGCGTGCGCGTATCCGTGCCGGTTATCGACGTAACTGGTTACTCTTTGGTGAGCGAACCCTGGCTAATGATTTTTTCTTTGCCGATGAAATTCTAGCATGGAAAAAGCAGGGTTATCTCACGCACCTTGATCTGGCATTTTCCCGCGATCAACGCGAGCCGCGCTATGTACAGCATCTGTTGCTGGAAAAACGTGAAGTGATCCGGCAATGGATCGACGAAGGTGCGGCTATTTATGTCTGCGGTAGTCTGGAAGGGATGGCACAAGGGGTGGATGAGGTGTTGACGGAAATTCTCGGGGAAGAAATGCTGGAAACGCTGGCTGATAATGAACGCTATTGTCGCGACGTCTACTAG
- a CDS encoding Fe2+-dependent dioxygenase, protein MLIHIPEVLSKAEVTACRARLAEAEWIDGRATVGVQGAQVKRNRQLPVESSVGRELGELILQRLYSSPLFMSAALPLRSVPPLFNVYSGGEHYGFHVDGAVRQLPFNNLSLRTDLSTTVFLTEPDDYEGGELVVQDTYGTHEVKLPAGDVILYPSSSLHKVEPVIQGERLCSFFWTQSMVRDDWRRNMLHELDCNIQSLRQQMGDSAEVLGLTGHYHNLLRQWADV, encoded by the coding sequence ATGTTAATTCACATACCCGAAGTACTGAGTAAAGCTGAAGTGACGGCATGCCGAGCGCGCCTGGCGGAGGCAGAATGGATTGATGGCCGGGCGACCGTGGGAGTGCAGGGCGCTCAGGTCAAACGCAATCGCCAACTGCCGGTTGAGTCGTCAGTCGGACGTGAGTTGGGCGAATTGATCCTGCAACGCCTATACAGCAGCCCGTTGTTTATGTCGGCCGCCTTACCACTGCGTTCGGTGCCGCCATTATTCAATGTGTATAGCGGCGGTGAACATTACGGTTTTCATGTCGATGGCGCTGTTCGTCAACTGCCATTCAACAATCTGAGTTTGCGCACTGACCTTTCCACCACCGTGTTTTTAACCGAACCCGATGATTATGAAGGTGGTGAATTGGTGGTGCAGGATACTTACGGCACTCATGAAGTAAAGCTCCCCGCCGGAGATGTCATTCTGTATCCCTCCTCAAGTTTGCATAAAGTCGAACCCGTGATTCAGGGTGAACGTCTGTGCAGCTTTTTCTGGACGCAGAGCATGGTGCGCGACGATTGGCGACGCAACATGCTGCATGAACTGGATTGCAATATTCAGTCACTGCGTCAGCAAATGGGTGATTCGGCAGAAGTGCTCGGCTTGACGGGCCACTACCATAATCTGCTGCGGCAATGGGCGGATGTATAA
- a CDS encoding DUF2271 domain-containing protein, translating to MCSRLFALFLAIMSTAAFAGELAVSLEIPRLDVAEYHRPYTALWVEDKDKKVINLAVWYDVEMKEDKGEDWLKDMRQWWRRSGRELDMPVDGVSGATRAPGTHTVTFAEGVEPLGKLPAGDYTLILEAAREVGGRELLKIPFQWPPKKQETLKAQGKNELGVFQLTLNP from the coding sequence ATGTGTTCGCGTCTGTTTGCTCTGTTCCTGGCAATAATGTCCACGGCTGCTTTCGCTGGTGAATTGGCTGTTTCACTGGAAATTCCGCGTCTGGATGTAGCGGAATACCATCGCCCTTACACCGCCTTATGGGTGGAAGACAAAGATAAAAAAGTCATCAACCTCGCCGTCTGGTATGACGTGGAGATGAAAGAAGATAAAGGTGAAGACTGGCTGAAGGATATGCGCCAATGGTGGCGTCGCAGCGGGCGCGAGCTGGATATGCCGGTAGATGGCGTCAGCGGCGCAACCCGTGCTCCCGGTACCCATACGGTTACCTTTGCGGAAGGTGTCGAACCGCTGGGTAAATTACCCGCCGGTGACTACACCTTGATTCTTGAAGCCGCACGTGAAGTCGGTGGACGCGAACTGTTGAAAATTCCGTTCCAGTGGCCGCCAAAAAAACAGGAAACCTTGAAAGCTCAAGGCAAAAACGAACTGGGCGTATTTCAGCTGACGTTGAACCCGTGA
- a CDS encoding alpha/beta hydrolase: protein MNKNNLVPTWFLSLLLAVFASLALADTEPHAFQTHKAIEWAKPEGIPLTLDIYVPKTGKKAYPVLVIYHGGGWLINDNSPMTAMSEYIASHGEFVVANMNYRLLPDNDNTTTLNQMVEDAFGGLLWVKDNIARYGGDPTRIAITGDSAGGHLTAMILMSGRKLESNGFKGKSLGFKPTYLPKGKTAEKVARRDGLKVQAAIISYGAFDLYEAVKGGFEKPSNVFWKFAGAEPRGIFGKDIKLEDHPEHYKAVSPIYNIPDAKDYQLPPQFIHVAEKDTLTTPAMVGHYVELLKKADQPVTYKIYPGRGHGFMDGGCNKHSGTCFEKDAVPVLDDMLAFLRATLN from the coding sequence ATGAATAAGAATAATCTTGTCCCCACATGGTTTTTGAGTCTGTTGTTAGCCGTGTTTGCTTCTCTGGCTTTGGCGGATACCGAGCCCCATGCATTCCAGACTCATAAAGCTATCGAGTGGGCCAAGCCCGAGGGTATCCCGCTGACGCTGGACATCTATGTGCCTAAAACAGGTAAAAAGGCCTATCCGGTACTGGTGATCTATCACGGCGGCGGCTGGCTGATTAACGATAACTCCCCCATGACGGCCATGTCCGAATACATCGCTTCCCACGGCGAGTTTGTGGTAGCCAATATGAATTACCGGCTGCTGCCGGATAACGACAACACCACGACCCTGAACCAGATGGTCGAAGACGCTTTCGGTGGCTTACTGTGGGTAAAAGACAATATCGCCCGCTATGGCGGCGACCCCACCCGGATTGCTATCACCGGCGACAGTGCCGGGGGCCATTTGACCGCAATGATCCTGATGAGCGGCCGCAAGCTGGAAAGCAACGGTTTTAAAGGCAAAAGTCTGGGTTTTAAACCTACCTACCTGCCCAAAGGCAAGACGGCAGAAAAGGTGGCGAGACGCGATGGCTTGAAGGTCCAGGCGGCCATTATCAGCTATGGCGCCTTTGATCTTTACGAGGCAGTGAAGGGTGGTTTTGAGAAGCCGTCCAATGTTTTCTGGAAGTTCGCCGGGGCGGAGCCCCGCGGTATCTTCGGTAAGGATATCAAGCTGGAGGATCATCCCGAGCACTACAAAGCCGTCTCGCCGATCTACAACATCCCGGATGCCAAGGACTATCAGCTACCCCCGCAATTTATCCACGTTGCTGAAAAAGACACGCTCACGACGCCGGCGATGGTAGGGCATTACGTGGAGCTGTTGAAAAAAGCCGACCAGCCGGTGACCTATAAGATTTATCCCGGTCGCGGCCATGGTTTTATGGATGGTGGTTGCAATAAACATTCAGGCACTTGTTTCGAGAAAGATGCAGTCCCGGTGTTGGACGATATGCTGGCGTTCCTGCGTGCCACCTTGAATTAA
- a CDS encoding DUF4198 domain-containing protein, with translation MNKIAKLASVFALGLTVSMTAHGHRAWITPSATVLSGEDVWVTFDAAVSNDIFHVNHVPLGYQRLEAIGPDGKNVELQNAATGKYRSTFDVNLSQSGTYKVFYASSGLNARWETEEGERRFWPQRGVTPTQEGFEKEVPKKAKNLQISQSSHRIETFVTAGSPSDSVLKPTKVGLEMVPITHPNDLFAGETAEFIFLIDGKPAVGAKVTAIPGGMRYRNEQAAIEVETDKKGKVSITWPEAGMYWLNAEYSDDKGKKPAKQRRGAYVATLEVLPE, from the coding sequence ATGAATAAAATCGCAAAACTCGCTTCTGTATTCGCCTTGGGTTTGACCGTTTCCATGACGGCCCACGGCCACCGTGCCTGGATTACGCCTTCAGCCACCGTGCTGTCGGGAGAAGACGTCTGGGTAACCTTTGACGCGGCGGTATCCAATGATATTTTCCATGTGAATCATGTTCCTCTGGGTTACCAGCGCTTGGAAGCCATCGGGCCAGACGGAAAGAACGTTGAATTGCAAAATGCTGCCACAGGAAAATACCGTAGCACCTTTGATGTGAACCTTTCCCAGAGCGGCACTTACAAAGTGTTTTATGCGAGCAGTGGACTGAATGCCCGTTGGGAAACCGAAGAGGGTGAACGCCGTTTCTGGCCGCAACGCGGTGTAACGCCGACGCAGGAAGGCTTCGAAAAAGAAGTCCCCAAAAAAGCTAAAAATTTGCAAATATCCCAATCGTCTCATCGTATAGAAACCTTTGTTACAGCTGGCTCTCCCAGCGACAGTGTTTTAAAGCCAACCAAGGTCGGTCTGGAGATGGTGCCGATTACTCACCCGAATGACTTGTTTGCCGGTGAAACCGCCGAGTTTATTTTTTTGATTGATGGCAAACCGGCAGTCGGTGCCAAGGTGACGGCTATTCCCGGCGGTATGCGTTATCGCAATGAACAGGCAGCTATTGAGGTGGAGACTGATAAGAAAGGTAAAGTCAGCATTACCTGGCCGGAAGCCGGTATGTATTGGTTAAACGCGGAATACAGTGATGACAAGGGCAAAAAACCGGCGAAGCAGCGACGTGGTGCCTACGTGGCGACCCTGGAGGTTCTGCCTGAATAA
- the nfuA gene encoding Fe-S biogenesis protein NfuA, producing MSVNVEITESAQQYLKELLDKQKDNDGIGIRMFVASPGTPQAETCIAYCRPGEEKEGDEVVQLNGFKAHFEARSLPYLEEAKVDYSPDRMGGQLTIRAPNSKMPRVTDDSPLEDRINYVLYNDVNPSLAAHGGNVSLVEVTEDMIAVLKFGGGCQGCGAVAVTLKQGIEVQLMDKLPELKGIRDVTDHTDRSNAYI from the coding sequence ATGAGTGTTAACGTAGAAATCACCGAATCGGCCCAGCAATATCTCAAAGAGTTGCTGGACAAGCAGAAGGATAACGATGGCATCGGCATTCGTATGTTTGTTGCCAGTCCAGGTACGCCCCAGGCGGAAACCTGCATCGCCTATTGTCGTCCCGGTGAGGAAAAAGAAGGCGATGAGGTGGTGCAGCTCAATGGCTTTAAAGCCCATTTTGAAGCTCGCAGCCTCCCGTATCTCGAAGAAGCCAAGGTCGATTACTCACCGGATCGCATGGGTGGCCAACTGACCATCCGTGCGCCCAACTCCAAGATGCCCCGGGTGACTGACGACAGCCCGCTGGAAGATCGCATCAATTATGTGTTGTACAACGACGTCAATCCGAGCCTGGCCGCCCATGGCGGCAATGTGAGCCTGGTTGAAGTGACTGAGGATATGATTGCGGTACTCAAGTTTGGCGGTGGCTGCCAGGGCTGTGGTGCCGTGGCTGTGACGCTGAAGCAGGGCATCGAAGTACAACTGATGGACAAACTGCCTGAGTTAAAAGGCATTCGCGATGTGACGGATCATACGGATCGTTCGAACGCTTATATTTAA
- a CDS encoding efflux RND transporter periplasmic adaptor subunit produces MPTLFENFRNNFQRLRHRKWLMLSAFVIAGMLIWLLLRDGEESVVHATAIVQRGDIENLVTATGTLQPRDYVDVGAQVSGQLTVLHVEVGSEVNEGDLLAEIDATVYLAKVDATRAQLRNQRAQLLDREAQLKLAQVNYTRQQNLQKEDATTQEALQSAEASLQSAKAQIEALQAQIQQIESSLRAEEANLEFARIYAPMDGTVVSITSRQGQTLNTNQMAPTLLRIADLSTMTVQAQVSEADISKLQKGMKVYFTTLGGEGRRWYSQLSRIEPTPTVLNNVVLYNALFDVPNPNGLLMTQMTTQVFFVAAEARDVLLVPMSALSFSAPRLPPEAREGKPAGERATERPSRPKIRDARAAGPRAATVNVLNAKGIIENRDVQVGVTNRVQAEILAGLEEGEHIVTGIQQTAKAPTDNARPWGPRMMR; encoded by the coding sequence ATGCCCACTTTGTTTGAAAATTTTCGCAATAATTTTCAACGCTTGCGTCATCGAAAATGGTTGATGTTGAGTGCTTTCGTTATTGCCGGAATGCTTATCTGGTTATTGCTGCGCGATGGCGAGGAAAGCGTTGTGCATGCCACGGCGATTGTCCAGCGTGGCGATATCGAAAACCTGGTCACCGCCACGGGCACCTTGCAACCGCGCGATTATGTTGATGTGGGTGCGCAGGTATCCGGCCAGCTGACGGTGTTACACGTTGAGGTAGGCAGTGAGGTTAATGAAGGTGATTTACTGGCGGAAATCGACGCGACGGTTTACCTCGCCAAAGTGGATGCGACCCGCGCACAATTACGCAATCAACGCGCGCAATTACTGGATCGTGAAGCGCAATTAAAACTCGCACAAGTGAACTACACGCGCCAACAAAATCTGCAAAAAGAAGACGCTACCACCCAGGAAGCATTGCAAAGTGCAGAAGCCTCGCTGCAATCGGCCAAGGCGCAAATTGAAGCGTTGCAAGCACAGATCCAACAGATTGAATCCAGCTTGCGTGCCGAAGAAGCCAATCTTGAATTTGCGCGCATCTATGCACCCATGGACGGCACGGTCGTGTCGATTACCTCACGTCAGGGACAAACCCTGAACACCAATCAAATGGCCCCCACGCTGTTGCGCATTGCTGACTTATCTACCATGACAGTGCAGGCACAGGTATCGGAAGCAGATATCAGTAAATTACAAAAAGGTATGAAGGTGTATTTCACAACGCTCGGTGGTGAAGGGCGGCGTTGGTACAGCCAGCTGAGTCGCATTGAGCCGACACCGACAGTGCTCAATAACGTGGTGTTATACAACGCGTTATTTGATGTGCCCAATCCCAACGGTTTGCTGATGACACAGATGACCACCCAGGTTTTTTTCGTTGCAGCTGAAGCGCGCGATGTGTTGCTGGTGCCTATGTCTGCGCTGAGTTTTTCTGCACCGCGTTTGCCACCGGAGGCGCGCGAGGGTAAACCGGCGGGCGAGCGCGCAACGGAGCGTCCAAGCCGTCCAAAAATACGCGATGCTCGGGCGGCTGGTCCGCGCGCGGCGACGGTTAACGTGCTCAATGCAAAAGGAATAATTGAAAACCGCGACGTGCAGGTTGGTGTCACCAATCGTGTTCAGGCAGAAATTCTGGCGGGCCTTGAGGAAGGTGAGCACATCGTCACGGGCATACAACAAACCGCAAAGGCGCCGACCGATAATGCTCGCCCCTGGGGGCCGAGGATGATGCGCTGA
- a CDS encoding PepSY-associated TM helix domain-containing protein has translation MNQKNPSRFIWLGTVRQWHWISSAVCLIGMLLFAITGITLNHAAQIQVKPQIDTIEAEVPAELLQPMVIPDEEKAPLPENLVQWLNTEHAIRTHDRLAEWSDEEIYVSLPRPGGDAWLTIDITSGELFYEKTDRGWVSYFNDLHKGRNTGVVWFWFIDVFAVACMIFCITGLVLLYRHAGSRPTTWPMVGLGLVIPLLLAILFIH, from the coding sequence ATGAATCAAAAAAATCCATCGCGTTTTATTTGGCTCGGCACCGTTCGTCAATGGCACTGGATCAGTTCAGCCGTGTGTTTGATCGGCATGCTCCTGTTTGCCATTACCGGCATTACGCTCAACCACGCCGCACAGATTCAGGTAAAACCGCAGATAGACACTATCGAGGCAGAGGTTCCCGCAGAGCTTTTGCAGCCTATGGTCATACCGGATGAAGAAAAAGCGCCGCTGCCAGAAAACCTCGTGCAGTGGTTAAACACGGAACACGCCATTCGCACACACGATCGATTGGCCGAATGGAGCGATGAAGAAATTTATGTATCCCTGCCGCGCCCCGGTGGCGATGCCTGGTTAACCATTGATATCACCAGCGGCGAACTCTTTTACGAAAAAACTGATCGCGGTTGGGTCTCCTATTTCAATGATTTGCACAAAGGGCGCAACACCGGTGTGGTGTGGTTCTGGTTTATCGATGTGTTCGCCGTTGCGTGCATGATTTTTTGTATCACCGGCTTGGTGTTGCTCTACCGCCACGCTGGCAGCCGCCCGACGACCTGGCCGATGGTGGGCCTGGGGTTGGTTATTCCGTTGCTACTTGCCATCTTGTTTATTCATTAA